One Sphingomonas sp. FARSPH DNA segment encodes these proteins:
- a CDS encoding PepSY-associated TM helix domain-containing protein: protein MTVSRKARRWPGYPTIWRWHFYAGLLCIPFVLWLSLTGAAYLFRPQVEALIDRPYAHVAGPGPRATAAAQVDAALAAVPGSVLHRYQLPDTPDQAVQVIVGAHGRETRVYVHPQTLVVLKTVGEQDRLMRIVFRLHGELLAGDVGSYVVELAASWTIVMVLTGLVLWWPRGGRLAGVVYPRLTAGGRRFWRDLHGVTGFWVSAMTLLLLVSGLPWAKSWGTYLKTVRTAVEGGPVKQDWTIGAATKGTRAMEGAHAEHGGMTMDHPRQSYAPLDRMIAAVRPLDLAAPVLIAPPAGMGQPWTAKSDAADRPLRTDVELNADGRILSRKDFAQRRLVDRIVGYGVALHEGALYGWLNQLVNLLTALGLMLLAVSGVVLWWRRRPDGVLGAPHPRPRPALAMSLIAVIVALGVLLPLFGVTLIAVLLVERLLFVRLTRARHWLGLAG, encoded by the coding sequence ATGACCGTATCCCGAAAGGCGCGGCGTTGGCCGGGCTATCCGACGATCTGGCGCTGGCATTTCTATGCCGGATTGCTGTGCATCCCCTTCGTCCTGTGGCTGTCGCTGACCGGCGCGGCCTATCTGTTCCGGCCGCAGGTGGAGGCGTTGATCGACCGGCCCTACGCCCATGTCGCAGGGCCGGGCCCGCGTGCTACCGCTGCGGCGCAGGTCGATGCCGCGCTCGCCGCAGTGCCGGGATCGGTGCTGCACCGGTATCAGCTACCCGATACGCCCGATCAGGCGGTGCAGGTGATCGTCGGCGCGCACGGGCGCGAGACGCGCGTCTACGTCCATCCGCAGACGCTCGTCGTGCTGAAGACGGTGGGCGAGCAGGACCGGCTAATGCGCATCGTCTTTCGCCTGCATGGCGAACTGCTGGCGGGCGATGTCGGCTCGTACGTCGTTGAGTTGGCCGCATCGTGGACGATCGTCATGGTGCTGACCGGGCTGGTGCTGTGGTGGCCGCGCGGCGGCAGGCTGGCGGGCGTCGTCTATCCGCGGCTGACCGCGGGCGGGCGGCGGTTCTGGCGCGACCTGCACGGCGTCACCGGCTTCTGGGTGTCCGCGATGACGTTGCTGTTGCTCGTCTCCGGCCTGCCCTGGGCGAAGAGCTGGGGCACGTATCTGAAGACCGTGCGCACCGCGGTGGAGGGCGGCCCGGTGAAGCAGGACTGGACGATCGGCGCGGCGACCAAGGGCACGCGCGCGATGGAGGGCGCGCATGCCGAACATGGCGGGATGACGATGGACCATCCCCGCCAGTCCTACGCGCCGCTCGACCGGATGATCGCGGCGGTGCGGCCGCTCGACCTTGCCGCGCCGGTGCTGATCGCGCCGCCCGCGGGGATGGGGCAGCCGTGGACCGCCAAGTCCGACGCCGCCGACCGGCCGCTGCGCACCGACGTCGAGCTAAACGCCGATGGCCGCATCCTGTCGCGTAAGGATTTCGCGCAGCGGCGGCTGGTCGACCGGATCGTCGGCTATGGCGTCGCGCTGCACGAGGGCGCGCTGTATGGCTGGCTCAACCAGCTCGTGAATCTGCTCACCGCGCTCGGTCTGATGCTGCTGGCGGTCAGCGGCGTGGTGTTGTGGTGGCGCCGGCGGCCCGATGGCGTGCTGGGCGCGCCGCATCCGCGCCCGCGTCCTGCGCTGGCGATGAGCCTGATCGCAGTGATCGTGGCGCTGGGCGTGCTGCTGCCGCTGTTCGGTGTGACCCTGATCGCGGTGCTGCTGGTCGAGCGGCTGCTGTTCGTGCGGTTGACGCGGGCGCGGCACTGGCTCGGGCTGGCGGGATAG
- the treF gene encoding alpha,alpha-trehalase TreF produces MPRLSTLLLAAGLAAMPVAGSAQQAVPTTRPAPASPADLYGPLFVAVQTQKIFPDGKTFVDAVPKRDPAAIMADFDRARIGDLKAFVLANFTVPGVNDHDAGDMRAHIRALWPMLVRQPAAGVPGGSALPLPEPYVVPGGRFREMYYWDSYFTMLGLAADGQQPLIESMLADFTSVIERYGHIPNGMRSYYLSRSQPPFFALMLDLSRDTDPARAARRLAALRREYAWWMKGTDCVAATGACARVVRMPDGSLLNRYYDDRDTPRDESYAEDVATGTAAAAAGRDTAAVYRDLRAAAESGWDFSSRWLADGRTLATIRTTQIVPVDLNSLMLAMEQRIATRCAAAGDAACAADFRQRAIRRRTAITRYLWAPGEARFADWDMAAKRPTPAVTAAILYPLFVGAASPAQARATAALVRAKLLGEGGLRTTTASTGQQWDEPNGWAPLQWIAIDGLSRNGEKALAKEIAGRWMTTVARAYAETGKMLEKYDVAERKAGGGGEYPTQDGFGWTNGVASAIDARWPGLAKEK; encoded by the coding sequence ATGCCACGTCTATCGACCCTTCTGCTCGCCGCCGGCCTTGCCGCGATGCCGGTCGCCGGAAGCGCGCAACAGGCCGTGCCGACGACGCGGCCGGCACCCGCCTCTCCCGCCGACCTTTACGGCCCGCTGTTCGTCGCGGTGCAGACGCAGAAGATCTTCCCCGACGGCAAGACGTTCGTCGATGCGGTGCCGAAGCGCGATCCGGCGGCGATCATGGCCGATTTCGACCGCGCGCGGATCGGCGACCTGAAGGCGTTCGTGCTCGCCAATTTCACCGTGCCCGGCGTCAACGATCATGATGCGGGCGACATGCGCGCGCATATCCGCGCGCTCTGGCCGATGCTGGTGCGCCAGCCCGCCGCCGGGGTGCCGGGCGGCTCCGCGCTGCCGCTGCCCGAACCCTATGTCGTCCCGGGCGGACGGTTTCGCGAGATGTATTATTGGGACAGCTATTTCACGATGCTGGGCCTGGCCGCGGACGGACAGCAGCCGCTGATCGAATCGATGCTGGCGGACTTTACCAGCGTGATCGAGCGTTACGGTCATATCCCCAACGGCATGCGCAGCTATTACCTCAGCCGGTCGCAGCCGCCGTTTTTCGCGCTGATGCTTGACCTGTCGCGGGATACGGATCCCGCGCGCGCCGCCCGACGGCTGGCGGCGCTGCGCCGGGAATATGCCTGGTGGATGAAGGGGACGGACTGCGTCGCCGCGACCGGCGCGTGCGCGCGGGTGGTGCGCATGCCCGACGGCAGCCTGCTCAACCGCTATTACGACGATCGTGACACGCCGCGCGACGAATCCTACGCCGAAGACGTCGCGACCGGCACCGCGGCGGCCGCCGCGGGGCGCGACACCGCCGCCGTCTATCGCGACCTGCGCGCCGCGGCGGAAAGCGGATGGGACTTTTCGAGCCGCTGGCTGGCGGATGGCCGCACGCTGGCGACGATCCGCACCACGCAGATCGTGCCCGTCGATCTCAACAGTCTGATGCTGGCGATGGAGCAGCGGATCGCGACGCGCTGCGCCGCCGCAGGCGATGCTGCTTGCGCCGCCGATTTCCGCCAGCGGGCGATCCGGCGACGTACGGCGATCACGCGCTATCTGTGGGCACCGGGCGAGGCGCGATTCGCGGACTGGGACATGGCGGCGAAGCGGCCGACGCCGGCGGTCACCGCCGCGATCCTCTACCCCCTGTTCGTGGGGGCGGCTTCCCCGGCGCAGGCGCGCGCGACCGCCGCGCTGGTCCGTGCGAAGCTGCTCGGCGAGGGCGGGCTGCGCACGACGACCGCCAGCACGGGGCAGCAATGGGACGAGCCCAACGGCTGGGCGCCGCTGCAATGGATCGCGATCGACGGCCTGTCGCGCAACGGCGAGAAGGCACTGGCGAAGGAGATCGCCGGCCGCTGGATGACGACGGTGGCGCGCGCCTATGCCGAAACCGGCAAGATGCTGGAGAAATACGACGTTGCCGAACGCAAGGCGGGCGGCGGCGGCGAATATCCGACGCAGGACGGCTTCGGCTGGACCAATGGCGTCGCGAGCGCGATCGACGCGCGCTGGCCGGGCCTCGCCAAAGAGAAGTGA